A single window of Salvia splendens isolate huo1 chromosome 8, SspV2, whole genome shotgun sequence DNA harbors:
- the LOC121746211 gene encoding WD repeat-containing protein WRAP73-like yields the protein MEFTETFKQTGPCAFSPNATFLAVAVDYRLVIRDVHTLKVVQLFSCLDKITYIEWALDSEYILCGLYKRPMLQAWSLAQPEWTCKIDEGPAGISYARWSPDSRHILTTSEFQLRLTVWSLLNTACIHLQWPKHGSKGVSFTKDGKFAAICTRRDCKDYVNLLSCHTWEIMGVFAVDTLDLADIQWSPDDSAIVIWDSILEYKVLIYSPDGRCLSKYQAYESGLGVKSVSWSPCSQFLAVGSYDQMIRVLNHLTWKVFAEFTHLSNVRGPCAAAVFKEVDEPLLLDMSELSLSDEFIQRSADNGAETCIQVRYDVLEVPVTLPTQKPPADKPNPKQGIGLMSWSSDSQYMCTRNDNMPTVVWVWDVQRLELAAILIQKDPVRAAAWDSTCCRLVLCTGSSNLYMWTPSGAYCINAPFPQLSVLDLKWNLDGSCLILKDKDSFCCAAVPLLQESSDYSSDD from the exons ATGGAGTTCACCGAGACCTTTAAACAGACGGGTCCCTGCGCATTTTCGCCCAACGCTACATTTCTAGCTGTCGCCGTcgattatcgcttagtcattcgCGATGTTCACACACTCAAG GTGGTGCAATTGTTCTCGTGCTTGGACAAAATAACGTACATTGAATGGGCTCTTGATTCCGAGTACATACTCTGCGGTCTGTATAAGAGGCCTATGCTACAAGCATGGTCGTTGGCTCAGCCGGAATGGACATGCAAAATTGATGAGGGTCCTGCTGGTATTTCGTATGCAAGGTGGAGCCCTGATAGTCGCCACATACTAACAACTTCTGAGTTTCAGCTGCGGTTAACTGTATGGTCATTGCTGAACACTGCATGCATACATTTGCAATGGCCAAAGCATGGTTCTAAGGGAGTATCATTTACCAAAGATGGAAAATTTGCAGCTATATGCACTAGGCGTGATTGCAAAGACTATGTTAATCTCCTTTCTTGTCATACGTGGGAAATTATGGGTGTTTTTGCTGTAGACACATTGGATTTGGCTGATATTCAGTGGTCACCTGATGATAGTGCAATAGTCATATGGGATTCCATTCTGGAATACAAG GTTCTGATATATTCTCCCGATGGTCGGTGTCTGTCTAAGTATCAGGCATATGAAAGTGGGTTAGGAGTCAAAAGTGTTTCTTGGTCACCCTGTAGCCAATTCTTAGCAGTGGGGAGCTATGACCAAATGATACGGGTTTTAAATCACTTGACGTGGAAAGTGTTTGCAGAATTTACACATCTATCTAATGTCCGTGGTCCTTGTGCTGCTGCGGTTTTCAAG GAGGTAGACGAGCCCTTGCTACTTGACATGTCAGAATTGTCACTGAGTGATGAATTTATTCAAAGAAGTGCTG ATAATGGCGCCGAGACATGCATTCAAGTTAGGTATGATGTCTTGGAGGTGCCAGTTACTCTTCCTACACAGAAGCCTCCTGCAGATAAACCAAACCCCAAACAAGGAATTG GACTCATGTCATGGAGCAGTGACAGCCAATACATGTGTACACGCAACGACAACATGCCAACAGTTGTCTGGGTATGGGACGTGCAGCGTCTAGAGCTCGCAGCCATCTTGATACAGAAAGATCCAGTTCGAGCTGCGGCTTGGGATTCCACATGTTGTCGTCTAGTTTTATGCACCGGAAGCTCTAATCTATACATGTGGACCCCTTCAGGTGCTTATTGCATCAACGCTCCGTTTCCTCAATTATCTGTCCTCGACTTGAAATGGAATTTGGACGGGAGCTGTCTTATTCTGAAAGACAAAGATTCATTCTGTTGTGCTGCCGTGCCCCTGTTGCA
- the LOC121745821 gene encoding uncharacterized protein LOC121745821, with protein MGIDPNNGWWPIAWAVTEAESYVQWKWFVEYLADDLNLHANEPRYVFMSDQQKGLAKLLAEEFPQSEHRFCVQHIYNNFKKRFVGEDFKDRLWEIASSTTLEQYVALMDALQTEYPSAHQWLSGVAPKEKWVKAFFSPHTCCDVILNNICETFNSKIALAREKVIISMLEDIRTSQMERIQIRGQWIKSYDHAVPPVIKELVDKWFARASSWKARWNGQSSYQVYGPSGQYVVNMRDFTCSCRLWQLTGIPCTHAIATINKNGDDVTRFVSRYYLKSTMIMLYENVLYPINGVASWPKSTADGSVEMAPPRSKRQRGRPKKLRREEPQIRLHADGGESLRRTFMMKCHRCGLEGHNRRTCSNDPRTDARSQVGETSREHGDSTLPESSNNPQRQEPNVSNPRPSSRTRTHPQRCGRRGDQD; from the exons ATGGGGATTGATCCCAACAATGGCTGGTGGCCGATTGCTTGGGCGGTGACTGAGGCCGAGAGTTATGTCCAGTGGAAGTGGTTCGTGGAATACTTGGCCGATGACCTAAACTTGCATGCAAATGAGCCACGTTATGTGTTTATGTCTGACCAACAAAAG GGCCTTGCAAAGTTGCTTGCTGAGGAATTCCCACAAAGCGAGCATCGCTTTTGTGTTCAGCACATATACAACAATTTTAAGAAGAGATTTGTTGGTGAAGATTTCAAAGACCGGTTGTGGGAGATTGCCTCGAGTACCACCCTCGAACAGTATGTGGCTTTGATGGATGCTTTGCAAACCGAATATCCCAGTGCACACCAGTGGCTTTCTGGAGTAGCTCCCAAAGAAAAGTGGGTCAAGGCCTTTTTCTCTCCACACACCTGTTGTGATGTGATCCTGAACAACATCTGTGAGACATTCAATTCGAAGATTGCATTGGCTCGCGAGAAAGTAATTATCAGCATGTTGGAGGACATTCGAACAAGTCAAATGGAAAGAATTCAGATCAGAGGCCAATGGATCAAAAGCTACGATCACGCAGTCCCGCCTGTTATCAAGGAGCTTGTTGATAAGTGGTTCGCGAGGGCTTCATCGTGGAAGGCTAGATGGAACGGACAGTCTTCGTACCAAGTGTATGGGCCGTCTGGCCAATATGTTGTCAACATGCGCGATTTTACTTGCTCTTGCAGATTGTGGCAGCTAACCGGAATCCCGTGCACGCATGCTATCGCAACTATCAATAAGAATGGCGACGACGTGACGCGATTCGTTTCCCGATACTATTTGAAGTCAACAATGATCATGCTGTACGAGAATGTCCTCTACCCCATCAATGGGGTAGCCAGTTGGCCGAAGAGTACTGCGGATGGTTCAGTGGAAATGGCACCCCCGAGGTCAAAGCGACAGCGTGGTAGGCCGAAGAAACTGAGACGTGAGGAGCCCCAGATTCGTCTTCATGCAGATGGAGGTGAGTCATTGCGTCGCACCTTCATGATGAAATGTCATCGGTGCGGTCTAGAAGGTCATAATAGGAGGACATGCAGCAATGATCCTCGGACAGATGCCCGTTCTCAGGTTGGGGAGACTTCGCGTGAACATGGTGACAGTACTCTACCTGAATCGTCAAACAATCCCCAACGCCAAGAG CCTAATGTTTCGAATCCGAgaccaagcagtcggacaaggACTCATCCTCAGAGATGCGGCCGCCGCGGTGATCAAGATTGA